A stretch of DNA from Calditrichota bacterium:
AAATTTTCTCATTCCAAAACCTGCCAAATTCTCTGTGAATAGAGAAAATAATTCCCATGACTTTGTAATCAAGCAAATGAAAATCCTTATCCGAAACAGGCTTAACCGCTTGACTGATTTGAATTGGCATAAAATCAAATCGCTAAATTTTTTAAATAATTTTTCTAATGGTATTGTCAGTAATGGTTTTGTCAAAAAATTTTTACTTATAAATCTTCTTTCTTTCTCTTTTTCCATAATCTGCTTAATCTTTCCCGCAGCGTTTTTTCGTACCCTAAATCCGTTGGCCGATAATAAATTTTGTCCTTCTTTCCTTCGGGCAAATAATTTTCCTCGACAAAATGCTCCGGAAAATCATGCGGATATTTGTAATCTTTACCGTAGCCCTGCTGTTCCATCAGCTTTGTCGGTGCATTGCGCAGATGCAGCGGCACCGGCTCCGGCGGTGAATTTTTCACATCTCCGAGAGCTTCGTTTATCGCTTTGTACGCGGCATTGCTTTTCGGAACAGATGCCAGATAAGTCGCGGCTTGCGCTAAAATAATCCGCGCTTCGGGCATGCCGATGTAATCCACTGCCGAGAACGCGCTCGTCGCCACGACCAGCGCGTGCGGATGAGCATTCCCGATATCTTCGGACGCTAAAATTATCAGACGCCGGGCGATAAATTTTGGATCTTCGCCGCCGTCCAACATGCGCGCCATCCAATAAACCGCTGCGTCCGGGTCGCTGCCGCGAATGCTTTTAATGAAAGCGGAAATCAAATCGTAGTGATAGTCGCCTTTTTTATCGTACAACAAAGTTCGCTGCTGCAAAACTTCCTGCAGCATTTCCGCGGTGATGAGGCGGGTTCCGTCCTCTGCAACCGGAACTTGCTGTGCCGCCAATTCGATAGCATTCAACGCA
This window harbors:
- a CDS encoding replication-associated recombination protein A — translated: MDLFDKKASARTTPPLAERMRPKSLAEFIGQSHLVGEGKVLRRAIENDQLVSMIFWGPPGVGKTTLARIIAQETQSEFFAISAVTAGVQDVRKIIEKASFNRQHLQKHTILFIDEIHRFNKAQQDALLHSVEDGTILLIGATTENPSFEVISPLLSRARVYTLTPFSEEEIGQIIGRAVQEDSILKEQKISLAEDARQILIHFAAGDARIALNAIELAAQQVPVAEDGTRLITAEMLQEVLQQRTLLYDKKGDYHYDLISAFIKSIRGSDPDAAVYWMARMLDGGEDPKFIARRLIILASEDIGNAHPHALVVATSAFSAVDYIGMPEARIILAQAATYLASVPKSNAAYKAINEALGDVKNSPPEPVPLHLRNAPTKLMEQQGYGKDYKYPHDFPEHFVEENYLPEGKKDKIYYRPTDLGYEKTLRERLSRLWKKRKKEDL